The Triticum dicoccoides isolate Atlit2015 ecotype Zavitan chromosome 6A, WEW_v2.0, whole genome shotgun sequence genome has a window encoding:
- the LOC119317385 gene encoding mechanosensitive ion channel protein 6-like, with protein MDQVQRKSSLRSYGSARSLSGSDEQPGLGERREVVLKIDGNGNGPAPFAVPVGGAAGNAGSGSNAGAKPTAGRTLSTAASSPTKGWDDGSYDFWKNEGGGKGGAPAPRVEDFSFKNRPAQPPTSPQVSSPSFSPKQQASAPVEVAEDPPTRLIGNFLRKQKAAGAELSLDLDLEMDDIGRSSHPSLSNSRERETPRVSFKNRQSSSSSSSDSDTAGGRRRAGDDGIRNTSTSTPAGKGPLMRAKTRSRLMDPPPQSPMAPPAVDEEQRKSSAMRPPKSGQFPSGRMTGKSGQSPSGRKSGGIGKSGPMEEEEDDPFIDDDIPDDFKRGKLDALTILQWVGLVLIIGALVCSLTIKPLSRKKVWELHLWKWELLVFVLICGRLVSGWVIRIAVFCVERNFVLRKRVLYFVYGVRGAVQNALWLGLVLASWHFLFDENVQTNTAVLPYVTKVLFCFLVATLIRLVKTLLLKVLASSFHVSTYFDRIQEALFNQYVIETLSGPPLVDEDYVLAEVRELQRAGATIPKELRAALPAKNLSGQKSIRISGLISKGDQSSRQLSKEKKQREIDEGITIDKLHRLNQKNVSAWNMKRLMKIVRFGTLTTMDEQIQQATGEGDESATQIRSEYEAQLAAKKIFHNVAKPGSKYIYLADMMRFMRQEEAIKAMHLFEGAQEHCRVSKRSLKNWVVNAFRERKALALTLNDTKTAVNKLNQMCNVVVGLIVSALWLLILGIATTHFFVFISSQLLVAVFVFGNTMKTIFEAIIFLFVMHPFDVGDRCEIEEVQVVVEEMNIMTTVFLRYDNLKIYYPNSVLATKPIFNFYRSPDMGEGIDFSIHVATPVEQLALMKERILRYIDGKKEHWYPGAMVVLRDVDDTNKLKVSIWLRHTLNFQDMGMRFVRRELVLQEMIRVLKDLDIEYRMLPLDVNVRNVPPLQSTRMPTTWSYA; from the exons ATGGACCAGGTGCAGCGGAAGAGCAGCCTGAGGTCCTACGGCTCGGCCAGGTCGCTGTCGGGGTCGGACGAGCAGCCCGGCCTCGGCGAGCGGCGGGAGGTCGTGCTCAAGATCGACGGCAACGGGAACGGCCCCGCGCCATTCGCCGTCCCCGTCGGCGGGGCGGCGGGGAATGCCGGCTCCGGCTCCAACGCCGGAGCCAAGCCGACGGCGGGCAGGACGCTGTCCACCGCCGCCAGCTCGCCCACCAAGGGCTGGGACGACGGGAGCTACGACTTCTGGAAGAACGAGGGCGGCGGGAAAGGGGGAGCCCCCGCGCCCCGCGTCGAGGACTTCAGCTTCAAGAACCGGCCGGCGCAGCCGCCCACGTCACCGCAGGTATCGTCCCCTTCGTTCTCGCCCAAGCAGCAGGCGAGCGCCCCGGTGGAGGTCGCCGAGGACCCGCCCACGCGCCTCATCGGGAACTTCCTCCGGAAGCAGAAGGCGGCCGGGGCCGAGCTGTCGCTCGACCTCGACCTGGAGATGGACGACATCGGGAGGTCGTCACACCCGTCCTTATCCAACTCCCGAGAGCGGGAGACGCCGCGCGTGTCCTTCAAGAACCGCCAGTCGTCCTCGTCCTCTTCATCCGATTCCGACACCGCCGGCGGCCGTAGGCGCGCCGGCGATGACGGTATACGCAACACCTCCACCTCCACTCCAGCGGGGAAGGGCCCATTAATGCGAGCCAAGACGCGCTCCCGGCTCATGGACCCGCCACCACAGTCACCCATGGCGCCGCCTGCCGTCGACGAGGAGCAGCGCAAGTCCTCTGCCATGCGACCTCCCAAGTCCGGCCAGTTCCCTTCAGGGCGTATGACCGGCAAATCCGGCCAGTCTCCTTCCGGGCGCAAGTCGGGCGGCATCGGCAAGTCGGGccccatggaggaggaggaggacgatccGTTCATAGACGACGACATCCCTGACGACTTCAAGCGCGGGAAGCTGGACGCCCTCACCATACTGCAGTGGGTCGGCCTGGTGCTCATCATCGGGGCATTGGTGTGCAGCCTCACGATAAAGCCCTTGTCCCGGAAGAAGGTCTGGGAGCTGCACCTCTGGAAGTGGGAGCTCCTCGTGTTCGTGCTCATCTGCGGCCGCCTCGTCTCCGGCTGGGTCATCCGGATCGCGGTGTTCTGCGTGGAGCGCAACTTCGTGCTGCGGAAGCGCGTGCTCTACTTCGTGTACGGCGTGCGCGGCGCCGTGCAGAACGCGCTCTGGCTCGGCCTGGTGCTCGCGTCGTGGCACTTCTTGTTCGACGAGAACGTCCAGACAAACACGGCGGTGCTGCCCTACGTGACAAAGGTGCTCTTCTGCTTCCTCGTCGCCACGCTCATCCgcctcgtcaagacgctgctgctcAAGGTGCTGGCCTCGTCCTTCCATGTCTCCACGTACTTTGATCGGATTCAAGAGGCATTGTTCAACCAGTATGTCATCGAGACACTCTCTGGGCCGCCACTGGTTGACGAGGACTACGTGCTTGCTGAGGTGCGTGAGCTGCAACGGGCAGGCGCAACCATCCCGAAAGAGCTGCGTGCCGCCTTGCCAGCCAAGAATCTTTCGGGGCAAAAGAGCATCCGGATCTCGGGTTTAATCTCTAAGGGAGACCAATCAAGCAGGCAGCTGTCAAAGGAGAAGAAACAGCGTGAGATTGACGAAGGGATCACCATTGACAAGCTCCACAGGCTCAATCAGAAAAACGTCTCGGCATGGAACATGAAGAGGCTGATGAAGATTGTTCGTTTTGGGACGCTCACCACAATGGACGAGCAGATTCAGCAGGCAACAGGAGAGGGCGATGAGTCTGCGACACAGATTCGCAGTGAATATGAGGCGCAGCTGGCCGCCAAGAAGATCTTCCATAATGTGGCGAAACCTGGATCCAA ATACATATACTTGGCAGACATGATGCGCTTCATGAGGCAGGAGGAAGCCATCAAAGCTATGCATCTTTTTGAAGGAGCACAGGAGCACTGCAGGGTCAGCAAGAGGTCTCTGAAGAACTGGGTG GTTAATGCATTTAGAGAGCGCAAAGCTCTTGCCCTAACACTTAACGATACAAAAACTGCAGTTAACAAGCTCAACCAGATGTGCAATGTCGTTGTTGGCCTCATAGTGTCTGCTCTCTGGCTTCTTATTTTGGGCATAGCGACGACACATTTCTTTGTCTTCATCAGTTCACAGCTTCTTGTGGCAGTTTTTGTGTTCGGGAATACTATGAAGACAATTTTTGAGGCAATTATTTTCTTATTCGTGATGCATCCTTTCGATGTTGGTGACCGCTGTGAGATTGAAGAAGTTCAG GTTGTTGTGGAGGAAATGAATATCATGACGACAGTCTTCCTACGTTATGATAACCTGAAGATCTATTATCCGAACAGTGTGCTGGCCACCAAGCCGATTTTTAATTTCTACAGGAGTCCTGATATGGGAGAGGGAATTGACTTCTCTATTCATGTTGCCACGCCGGTGGAACAACTAGCTCTCATGAAGGAAAGAATACTACG TTACATTGACGGTAAGAAGGAGCATTGGTACCCTGGTGCGATGGTTGTCCTCCGAGATGTAGATGACACCAACAAGCTAAAGGTGTCCATATGGCTCCGGCACACGCTCAACTTCCAGGACATGGGGATGAGGTTCGTGAGGAGGGAACTGGTGCTCCAGGAGATGATCAGAGTGCTCAAGGACCTCGACATCGAGTACCGGATGCTGCCGCTGGACGTGAACGTGCGGAACGTGCCCCCTCTTCAGTCCACAAGGATGCCGACGACATGGAGCTATGCCTGA
- the LOC119317387 gene encoding B3 domain-containing protein Os03g0164300-like, whose translation MFWHKEPDIKYYMCTINKTFAKPGHRMVQYTEDNLLDYIDPNNDTLMVRLADARLRVECRIMLGTDKRATITTSWSEFRRRANIREGDICAFHFRVTSKRRVFSPCTASRSTIEDTTVPV comes from the exons ATGTTCTGGCACAAGGAGCCAGACATCAAGTACTACATGtgcacaatcaataaaacatttGCTAAGCCAGGCCACCGCATG GTACAATATACTGAAGACAACCTGTTGGACTATATTGATCCCAACAATGATACACTCATGGTCAGGCTTGCGGATGCCCGTCTACGCGTCGAATGTCGCATTATGCTAGGAACTGACAAGAGGGCCACTATAACCACCAGCTGGTCTGAGTTTCGTCGCCGTGCCAACATTCGCGAAGGAGACATCTGTGCTTTTCATTTCAGGGTCACTTCAAAGCGCCGCGTGTTCTCACCGTGCACTGCCTCTAGATCCACCATCGAAGACACCACAGTTCCTGTGTGA